One window from the genome of Natrialba magadii ATCC 43099 encodes:
- a CDS encoding iron-containing alcohol dehydrogenase family protein codes for MSERPTAGDGSETGSSNTHAPASVPVPVPAPTPFRFDYSPPTIRFGQGSVGELASELESLGCERGLVVCGSTVGSTLEVIDPVQDGIGDRLAGIFDETTPEKRLSTAFDGLKRLREVEGDALVALGGGSSLDVATVIGALAADDRSHEEIAGEFAESGTITVPESGLVPVVTIPTTLAGAELSQVAGVTAAPDTDDTGRIDEEIGGGISAPELMPATAVYDPDIVATTPESVLAGSAMNGFDKGLETIYAANATPVTDATAARGLGALESGLRAYGQGERDTETFERILEGILLVQYGISRPEGTTLSIVHAFGHGLTRTYPVQQGAAHAVVVPHVLEYLFEQDGVDARARQLGDALSVGDAADPGAAVVERVREVRDALSLPTRLRDVDGPESDEFEAVAETVLADRFMANAPPGLEPSGDEIVGVLESAW; via the coding sequence ATGAGTGAGCGCCCGACTGCCGGTGACGGCTCGGAGACTGGTAGTTCAAACACGCACGCACCAGCATCAGTACCAGTACCAGTACCAGCACCCACCCCATTCCGCTTCGACTACTCCCCGCCGACTATCCGCTTCGGTCAGGGAAGTGTGGGCGAACTGGCGAGCGAACTCGAGTCCCTCGGCTGTGAGCGGGGGCTGGTCGTCTGCGGTTCGACAGTCGGGAGCACGCTTGAGGTGATCGACCCGGTCCAAGACGGCATCGGAGACAGGCTCGCCGGTATTTTCGACGAGACGACACCGGAGAAGCGACTCTCGACGGCGTTTGACGGACTCAAGCGCCTACGAGAAGTCGAGGGTGACGCACTCGTCGCGCTGGGCGGCGGCAGTAGTCTCGACGTTGCGACAGTAATCGGGGCGCTCGCGGCGGATGACCGTTCGCACGAGGAAATCGCCGGCGAGTTCGCCGAGTCAGGAACGATCACCGTCCCCGAGTCGGGACTGGTCCCAGTCGTCACGATTCCGACGACGCTCGCCGGGGCGGAGCTCTCGCAGGTCGCCGGCGTGACCGCAGCCCCGGACACCGACGACACTGGACGTATTGACGAAGAAATCGGCGGTGGCATCTCCGCACCCGAACTGATGCCCGCGACGGCGGTCTACGACCCCGATATCGTCGCAACCACGCCAGAATCCGTACTCGCCGGCTCCGCCATGAACGGCTTCGACAAGGGCCTGGAAACGATCTACGCTGCCAACGCGACGCCGGTCACCGACGCGACGGCCGCCCGCGGTCTCGGCGCACTCGAGTCCGGCCTGCGCGCGTACGGTCAGGGCGAGCGCGACACCGAAACGTTCGAGCGGATTCTCGAGGGCATCCTGCTGGTGCAGTACGGCATCTCGCGGCCCGAGGGGACGACGCTCTCGATCGTTCACGCCTTCGGCCACGGGCTGACGCGCACCTACCCCGTCCAGCAGGGGGCGGCCCACGCCGTCGTCGTCCCGCACGTACTCGAGTACCTGTTCGAACAGGACGGGGTCGACGCGCGGGCGCGGCAGTTGGGGGACGCACTCAGCGTGGGTGACGCCGCGGACCCGGGTGCGGCAGTGGTCGAGCGGGTGCGCGAGGTTCGGGATGCGCTCTCGCTGCCGACCCGTCTGCGGGACGTGGACGGCCCCGAATCCGACGAGTTCGAGGCCGTCGCGGAGACGGTTCTCGCGGATCGCTTCATGGCGAACGCTCCGCCGGGACTCGAGCCCTCTGGTGATGAGATCGTGGGGGTACTCGAGTCGGCGTGGTAA
- a CDS encoding 7-carboxy-7-deazaguanine synthase QueE has protein sequence MPVSNTVDRETPADTDAESAVDGLPINELFYSLQGEGVLAGVPSVFVRTSGCNLRCWFCDSYHTSWEPTHAWMELDAILDEIESHDADHVVLTGGEPLLHDASVALLEALDERGYHTTVETNGTIYRDAPIDLASISPKLASSTPTPERDPRSEVPTDSQNGEPQSPGAANQGDGEWEDRHEANRIDMAALAALVEEYGFQLKFVVTDADDMPEILDLLADLREAADVPIRDDDVLLMPEGATRDRLAETRTRVADLAMEYGFRYTPRLHVDLWNDAPET, from the coding sequence ATGCCGGTCTCCAACACAGTCGATCGAGAGACGCCCGCTGACACGGACGCCGAGTCAGCAGTCGACGGCCTCCCCATCAACGAACTGTTCTACTCGCTGCAGGGCGAGGGCGTCCTCGCGGGCGTCCCGTCGGTCTTCGTCCGCACCAGCGGCTGTAACCTCCGCTGCTGGTTCTGTGACTCCTATCATACCTCCTGGGAACCCACGCACGCCTGGATGGAACTCGATGCGATTCTCGACGAAATCGAGTCCCACGATGCCGACCACGTCGTCCTCACCGGCGGGGAGCCGTTGCTGCACGACGCCAGCGTTGCGCTTCTCGAGGCACTCGACGAACGGGGCTACCACACAACTGTCGAGACGAACGGGACGATCTACCGCGACGCGCCGATCGACCTCGCCTCGATTAGCCCGAAACTCGCGAGCAGTACGCCGACGCCCGAACGAGATCCGCGAAGCGAGGTTCCAACGGACTCTCAGAACGGTGAGCCCCAATCGCCAGGAGCCGCAAATCAGGGCGACGGCGAGTGGGAGGACCGCCACGAGGCAAACCGCATCGACATGGCTGCGCTCGCCGCACTCGTCGAAGAGTACGGATTCCAGTTGAAGTTCGTCGTCACCGACGCGGACGACATGCCCGAAATCCTCGACCTGCTCGCCGACCTGCGAGAGGCAGCCGACGTTCCGATTCGCGACGACGACGTGCTCTTGATGCCCGAGGGTGCGACTCGCGACCGCCTCGCCGAAACCCGAACACGCGTCGCCGACCTCGCGATGGAGTACGGCTTTCGATACACACCACGACTGCACGTCGACCTCTGGAACGACGCCCCCGAGACGTGA
- the queC gene encoding 7-cyano-7-deazaguanine synthase QueC, which translates to MTTETPQTDAHNGTETDATDTNNRAVVLLSGGMDSATAAAEARSQGYDIYALHTSYGQRTETRELECARQLADEFEANDFLQIETGHLSAIGASSLTDDEMAVADADMDSDEIPSSYVPFRNANLLAMAVSYAEANDCEAVFIGAHSEDFSGYPDCRPEFFEAFERVADVGTKPETEISIEAPFVEWSKTDIAAHGTELGVPYEHTWSCYRDDQPACGTCDACAYRLQAFQRIGVRDPIEYAERPSYVEEA; encoded by the coding sequence ATGACCACTGAAACACCACAAACTGACGCACACAACGGAACCGAGACCGACGCGACAGACACGAACAACCGCGCCGTCGTCCTCCTCTCCGGTGGCATGGACAGCGCCACCGCCGCCGCCGAGGCGCGCAGCCAGGGCTACGACATCTACGCCCTCCACACCTCCTACGGACAGCGCACCGAAACGCGGGAACTCGAGTGCGCCCGCCAATTGGCCGACGAGTTCGAGGCGAACGATTTCCTCCAGATCGAGACCGGCCACCTCTCGGCAATCGGGGCCTCGAGTCTGACCGACGACGAGATGGCTGTCGCGGACGCAGACATGGACAGCGACGAGATTCCCTCCTCGTACGTTCCCTTCCGGAACGCGAACCTGCTCGCGATGGCGGTCTCCTACGCGGAGGCAAACGACTGCGAGGCGGTTTTCATCGGCGCGCACAGCGAGGATTTCTCGGGGTATCCCGACTGCCGACCCGAGTTCTTCGAGGCGTTCGAGCGGGTCGCCGACGTGGGGACGAAACCGGAAACCGAGATTTCGATCGAAGCGCCGTTCGTCGAGTGGTCGAAGACGGATATCGCGGCCCACGGCACCGAACTCGGGGTTCCCTACGAACACACCTGGAGCTGTTACCGGGACGACCAGCCAGCTTGTGGAACCTGTGACGCCTGTGCGTACCGGCTGCAGGCGTTCCAGCGGATCGGCGTTCGCGATCCGATCGAGTACGCCGAGCGGCCATCGTACGTCGAGGAAGCCTGA
- a CDS encoding CoxG family protein, whose translation MTVRVDRSFEVAAPPERVWDFIADPANRARSISVVDEYTVTDSTGRHVTWHLKLPIPLVRRTVTVETEDVTRKPPEYVKFVGKSTVLNVTGEHEIVETETGTRLDNHFVVDGKLPGVEQFFKRNLDDELENLRYELERDLQTTQ comes from the coding sequence ATGACTGTACGGGTCGATCGGTCGTTCGAAGTTGCTGCTCCCCCCGAGCGCGTCTGGGACTTTATCGCCGACCCGGCGAATCGCGCTCGATCGATCAGCGTCGTCGACGAGTACACGGTGACCGACAGCACCGGACGCCACGTCACCTGGCACCTCAAACTCCCGATTCCACTGGTTCGTCGCACTGTCACCGTCGAAACTGAAGACGTCACCCGCAAGCCGCCTGAATACGTCAAGTTCGTCGGTAAGTCTACCGTCCTGAACGTCACTGGGGAGCACGAAATCGTCGAAACCGAAACTGGAACGCGTCTGGACAACCACTTCGTCGTCGACGGCAAACTGCCCGGCGTCGAACAGTTCTTCAAACGCAATCTCGACGACGAACTCGAGAACCTTCGATACGAACTCGAACGAGATCTCCAGACGACACAGTGA
- a CDS encoding 6-pyruvoyl trahydropterin synthase family protein produces the protein MIERTLEDDRDGAAAETHDIVGRTRTLHVGRDRPIRISTGHRILHHDGKCARPHGHNYEVSVTVEGTLTEEGWVADKGDITAVIDEWDHKFLLQAGDPLVEAFETAGDEDGLVVLEHPPTAEVMSVLLEEKLLTELGENVTDVAVRVNETHELCGGSHL, from the coding sequence ATGATTGAACGCACACTGGAAGACGACCGTGATGGGGCGGCTGCCGAGACACACGACATCGTCGGCCGCACGCGCACGCTCCACGTCGGTCGTGATCGTCCGATCAGAATCAGCACAGGCCATCGCATCCTCCATCACGACGGCAAGTGCGCACGACCCCACGGTCACAACTATGAGGTGTCGGTGACCGTCGAGGGAACGCTCACCGAGGAGGGCTGGGTCGCGGACAAGGGTGATATTACTGCAGTAATAGACGAGTGGGACCACAAGTTCCTGCTGCAGGCGGGCGACCCCCTCGTCGAGGCCTTCGAAACCGCCGGTGACGAAGACGGACTCGTCGTCCTCGAACACCCGCCGACCGCCGAAGTGATGAGCGTCCTTCTCGAGGAGAAACTGCTCACCGAACTCGGCGAGAACGTCACCGATGTCGCCGTTCGGGTGAACGAAACGCACGAACTCTGTGGCGGGAGCCACCTCTGA
- a CDS encoding competence/damage-inducible protein A — protein MNVAVVTVGDELLAGRTINSNAAWLCAQLAERGVTVERITTLPDRISDIARVVNEYRAAYDAVIVTGGLGPTHDDVTMAGVAAALGRDLTDHEQARTWLADEGYSRDDLTDGTTDLPAGARALHNEVGVAPGAVLESVYVFPGVPTEMKAMFETVADEFSGTPTYREVVVADEPESALLDRIEELRATFDVSVGSYPGESVRVAIESTDEDVVREAAAWLRDRVESRE, from the coding sequence ATGAACGTCGCGGTCGTCACGGTCGGTGACGAATTGCTTGCCGGACGAACGATCAACTCGAACGCCGCCTGGCTCTGTGCACAACTCGCCGAGCGCGGCGTCACCGTCGAGCGCATAACGACGCTCCCAGACCGCATCTCCGACATCGCCCGCGTTGTCAACGAGTACCGGGCAGCCTACGACGCTGTGATCGTCACCGGCGGCCTCGGTCCGACACACGACGACGTGACGATGGCCGGCGTCGCCGCCGCGCTCGGACGAGACCTCACCGACCACGAGCAAGCCCGCACCTGGCTCGCAGACGAGGGCTACTCCCGGGACGACCTCACCGACGGGACCACCGACCTCCCCGCTGGCGCGCGTGCCCTGCACAACGAGGTCGGCGTCGCGCCCGGCGCGGTACTCGAGTCCGTCTACGTGTTCCCTGGTGTCCCTACGGAGATGAAGGCGATGTTCGAGACGGTGGCCGACGAGTTTTCGGGCACACCGACGTATCGTGAGGTCGTCGTGGCTGACGAACCGGAGAGTGCCCTGCTCGACCGGATCGAGGAGCTTCGGGCGACCTTCGACGTGTCGGTGGGGAGTTATCCGGGCGAGTCGGTTCGGGTTGCGATCGAGAGTACTGACGAGGACGTTGTCCGGGAGGCGGCGGCGTGGCTCCGCGATCGGGTCGAGAGCCGAGAGTAG
- a CDS encoding ATP-NAD kinase family protein has translation MDALGVVVNPIAGMGGRVGLKGTDGKLTEARERGAEPRAPERARDALTTFSRHAPDIPVYTAAGIMGEFAARDAGLEPRVVYDPRDEPERVGKSVDTPPDPTVDPADAETTAADTRRAVRALLEAGVDLVLFVGGDGTAVDVAGVLEEQEQAQAQAQEQEQAQAQEQEQEQTPMLGVPAGVKIYSSVFAVTPRDAGRIAAEFDRVESREVNDIDEDAYRAGEVRSELKAVVPVPVAPDVQSSKQLSSGSVDALAAGFAREVEPGRTYVFGPGGTVGEIESELGIEPSPLGVDVWRAGSTDSEVEGDGDTDGHLLASDAAEADILDVLELPATVVVSPIGGQGVIFGRGNHQLSPAVLERADDIVVVADEEKLAEIATLRVDTDDEAVNEELRGWQRVRTGRFTTRLVKVV, from the coding sequence ATGGACGCACTCGGCGTCGTCGTCAACCCCATCGCGGGAATGGGCGGACGGGTCGGACTCAAGGGCACCGACGGCAAACTCACCGAGGCTCGCGAGCGCGGTGCCGAGCCACGCGCCCCTGAGCGAGCGAGAGACGCGCTCACAACCTTCTCTCGGCACGCGCCGGACATCCCGGTCTACACCGCCGCGGGGATTATGGGTGAGTTCGCTGCGCGCGATGCTGGTCTCGAGCCACGGGTCGTCTATGACCCCAGAGACGAGCCCGAACGCGTTGGGAAGTCAGTCGACACGCCGCCCGACCCAACCGTCGACCCAGCCGACGCCGAGACCACCGCAGCCGATACGCGACGCGCCGTCCGCGCGCTCCTCGAGGCCGGCGTGGATCTCGTGCTGTTCGTCGGTGGGGATGGGACGGCCGTCGATGTGGCGGGGGTGCTCGAGGAGCAAGAGCAGGCACAGGCACAGGCACAGGAACAGGAACAGGCACAGGCACAGGAACAGGAACAGGAACAGACACCAATGCTCGGCGTCCCCGCCGGCGTCAAGATCTACTCCTCCGTCTTCGCGGTCACGCCGCGAGACGCCGGCCGAATCGCGGCCGAATTCGACCGCGTCGAGTCCCGCGAGGTCAACGACATCGACGAGGACGCCTACCGCGCAGGCGAGGTGCGCTCGGAACTGAAGGCCGTCGTCCCGGTCCCCGTCGCGCCAGATGTTCAGTCAAGCAAGCAGCTCTCGAGTGGCTCCGTCGACGCGCTGGCAGCAGGCTTCGCGCGCGAGGTCGAACCGGGGCGGACGTACGTCTTCGGACCCGGTGGCACGGTCGGGGAGATCGAGTCCGAACTCGGAATCGAACCGTCGCCGCTCGGGGTGGATGTCTGGCGGGCTGGGAGTACGGACAGCGAGGTCGAGGGTGACGGAGACACCGACGGCCACCTCCTCGCAAGCGACGCCGCCGAAGCCGACATCCTCGACGTACTCGAGTTACCCGCCACCGTCGTCGTCTCGCCGATCGGCGGCCAGGGGGTCATCTTTGGTCGGGGTAACCACCAGCTCTCGCCGGCCGTACTCGAGCGGGCCGACGACATCGTCGTCGTCGCCGACGAGGAGAAACTGGCCGAGATAGCCACACTGCGCGTCGATACGGACGACGAAGCGGTCAACGAGGAACTTCGGGGCTGGCAGCGCGTGCGGACAGGGCGGTTCACCACTCGGCTCGTGAAGGTTGTTTGA
- a CDS encoding winged helix-turn-helix domain-containing protein: MSRRTERTDTNSTAVLSALGSKYSAEILCAAGTPKSAQALSEDIEIPIATCYRRIEELVDAGLLTCEGRQLSEEGRRTNIYRRTVDELEVDFSDEQPSFSQKRRTEAKNRLQDKLEN; encoded by the coding sequence ATGTCTCGTCGGACGGAACGAACGGATACAAACTCGACTGCGGTTCTTTCGGCACTCGGGAGCAAGTACAGTGCCGAAATTCTCTGCGCGGCGGGGACCCCAAAGTCGGCACAGGCGTTGAGCGAAGATATCGAAATTCCGATTGCTACCTGCTATCGGCGCATCGAGGAACTCGTCGATGCAGGCCTACTTACCTGTGAGGGACGACAGCTCTCGGAGGAGGGACGGCGCACGAACATCTATCGGCGAACGGTCGACGAACTCGAGGTCGACTTCTCCGATGAGCAGCCGTCGTTCTCCCAGAAGCGACGGACCGAGGCGAAAAACAGGTTGCAGGATAAACTCGAGAACTGA
- a CDS encoding phosphate signaling complex PhoU family protein: METRKVQRLGPSTLAMTLPAEWASEHGVEKGDEVSLRTSGKGTLTVMPESASSEETEAIIHADNLDAGAVERAIVAQYVLGRRVIRIEREEGALESAHINAVYQAETQLMGLGVIEETPESISIRCSVDPEDFTLDNLLERLERTGQTMRGEGIKALAHGNPDLAQRALNRERQANKIFVLLLRLIFTAYQNPNLARAVGLNSGFPLIGYRSIAKNLELTADNGEDIAEIVIETNGHTLDVDGSVMRDIRELNELVDEITSLAVESAVERDYDKSNEVRALFHEIADREQEILDDLPEMSNEELLRVREVLVSLQQTAQYAMRNAEIAANLALNEESEHTTIN; encoded by the coding sequence ATGGAAACGCGGAAAGTACAACGGCTTGGGCCGTCCACGCTGGCGATGACGCTCCCCGCCGAGTGGGCGTCCGAACACGGCGTCGAAAAGGGCGACGAGGTGTCGCTGCGGACCAGCGGGAAGGGCACGCTGACGGTGATGCCCGAGTCCGCAAGCTCTGAAGAGACAGAGGCGATCATCCACGCCGACAACCTCGATGCCGGGGCCGTCGAGCGCGCCATCGTCGCCCAGTACGTCCTCGGTCGGCGCGTGATCCGCATCGAGCGCGAGGAGGGTGCACTCGAGTCGGCCCACATCAACGCGGTCTATCAGGCCGAAACCCAGCTGATGGGGCTGGGTGTGATCGAGGAGACACCGGAGAGTATCTCGATTCGGTGTTCGGTCGATCCGGAGGACTTCACGCTCGACAATCTCCTCGAGCGACTCGAGCGGACCGGACAGACGATGCGCGGCGAGGGCATCAAGGCGCTTGCCCACGGGAACCCGGATCTCGCCCAGCGGGCGCTCAACCGAGAGCGCCAGGCGAACAAGATCTTCGTCCTTCTCCTGCGATTGATCTTTACTGCCTACCAGAATCCAAACCTCGCGCGTGCGGTCGGTCTCAACAGCGGCTTCCCGCTGATTGGCTACCGCTCGATCGCGAAGAACCTCGAACTGACGGCGGACAACGGCGAGGACATCGCGGAGATTGTCATCGAGACGAACGGCCACACGCTCGACGTCGACGGCTCGGTCATGCGGGATATCCGCGAACTGAACGAACTGGTCGACGAGATTACCTCGCTGGCGGTCGAGTCAGCGGTCGAACGGGATTACGACAAGTCGAACGAGGTTCGAGCGCTGTTCCACGAGATCGCAGACCGAGAGCAGGAAATTCTCGACGACTTGCCGGAGATGTCGAACGAGGAACTGCTGCGCGTCCGCGAGGTGCTCGTCAGCCTCCAGCAAACGGCCCAGTACGCGATGCGAAACGCCGAAATTGCCGCGAACCTCGCGCTGAACGAGGAGTCCGAGCACACGACAATCAACTGA
- a CDS encoding aldehyde dehydrogenase family protein, translated as MSQQATEQVNQHYIGGEWTDGSGSETFESENPATGEALAVFQRGTEDDVDAALAAANDAFEEWRELSHIDRAEYLWDIYHELRERHDELGEIISKECGKEISEGKADVAEAWHMVEWAAGNARHPHGDVVPSEVGSKDAYMRRKPRGVIGCITPWNFPVAIPFWHMAIALVEGNTVVWKPAEQTPWCGQIIAEMFEDAGIPDGVFNMVQGFGDAGAAITDDERVNTVLFTGSAEVGQEIASKVGGEPGKLAACEMGGKNGIIVTEEADLDIAVHSAIMSSFKTTGQRCVSSERLIVHTDVYDEFKERYVDIAKDVAVGDPLQENTFMGPAIEPEHVEKIKKHNELAEQEGADVLVDRFELEDDEIPEGHEDGNWVGPFVYEIEYDTDLRCLKEECFGPHVALLEYDGDIEDAVEIHNDTPYGLAGAIISEDYRQINYFRDRAEIGLAYANLPCIGAEVQLPFGGVKKSGNGYPSAREAIEAVTERTAWTMNNSKEIEMAQGLSADIVTRDD; from the coding sequence ATGAGCCAGCAAGCAACAGAGCAGGTGAACCAACACTACATCGGTGGTGAGTGGACCGACGGCAGCGGCTCGGAAACGTTCGAAAGCGAGAACCCGGCGACAGGGGAGGCGCTGGCAGTGTTCCAGCGCGGTACGGAAGACGATGTCGACGCTGCGTTGGCTGCAGCGAACGACGCGTTCGAGGAGTGGCGAGAACTCTCCCACATCGACCGCGCGGAGTACCTCTGGGACATCTACCACGAACTGCGCGAGCGCCACGACGAGTTGGGTGAGATCATCTCCAAGGAGTGTGGCAAGGAGATCTCCGAAGGGAAAGCAGACGTCGCTGAGGCCTGGCACATGGTCGAGTGGGCGGCAGGCAACGCGCGCCACCCACACGGGGACGTGGTACCGAGCGAAGTCGGCTCGAAAGATGCGTACATGCGCCGGAAACCTCGTGGCGTTATCGGCTGCATCACGCCGTGGAACTTCCCGGTTGCAATTCCGTTCTGGCACATGGCCATTGCCCTCGTCGAGGGCAACACGGTCGTCTGGAAGCCAGCCGAACAAACGCCATGGTGTGGCCAGATCATCGCCGAGATGTTCGAGGACGCCGGCATTCCGGACGGTGTCTTCAACATGGTTCAGGGCTTCGGTGACGCCGGTGCGGCCATCACGGACGACGAGCGCGTCAACACAGTCCTGTTCACCGGCTCTGCCGAGGTTGGCCAGGAAATCGCCAGCAAGGTCGGCGGCGAACCCGGCAAGCTCGCAGCCTGTGAGATGGGCGGCAAGAACGGCATCATCGTCACCGAGGAAGCCGACCTCGACATCGCCGTTCACTCGGCGATCATGTCAAGCTTCAAGACGACCGGCCAGCGCTGTGTCTCGAGCGAGCGCCTGATCGTCCACACCGACGTCTACGACGAGTTCAAGGAGCGCTACGTCGACATTGCCAAGGATGTCGCCGTCGGCGACCCACTGCAGGAAAACACCTTCATGGGGCCGGCCATCGAGCCAGAGCACGTCGAGAAGATCAAGAAGCACAACGAGTTGGCAGAACAGGAAGGCGCAGACGTGCTCGTCGACCGCTTCGAACTCGAGGACGACGAGATTCCTGAGGGCCACGAGGACGGCAACTGGGTCGGCCCGTTCGTCTACGAAATCGAGTACGATACCGACCTGCGCTGTCTGAAAGAGGAGTGTTTCGGCCCACACGTCGCACTACTCGAGTACGACGGCGACATCGAGGACGCAGTCGAAATCCACAACGACACGCCGTACGGGCTTGCCGGCGCCATTATCTCCGAGGACTACCGCCAGATCAACTACTTCCGCGACCGCGCGGAGATCGGGCTTGCGTACGCGAATCTACCGTGTATCGGCGCAGAGGTCCAGCTTCCGTTCGGCGGCGTGAAGAAGTCCGGAAACGGCTACCCGTCCGCGCGTGAGGCCATCGAGGCCGTTACCGAGCGGACTGCGTGGACGATGAACAACTCCAAAGAAATCGAGATGGCACAGGGCCTCTCGGCTGACATCGTCACTCGAGACGACTGA
- a CDS encoding BKACE family enzyme codes for MSYENYLAGDPVIITAALTGGVQGKEATPHLPETPEEIGTAAAEAEEAGASVVHVHARKDNGERTFATERFQEIDDEIRRQADDVIIQHSTGGTGASDEDRHLPLRTDPAPEMASLDMGPMNRYDHLTSENTRGLVDSLHEEMVERGIKPELEIFNDGHMNETYGLLDRRDLADPVYGTLIFGPGTLTPPKPRNFINAIDNLPEGAQFNTLGFGRHQLPFVTMGILFGGHVRVGLEDNIYYERGELATSNAQLVERVARIADELGREVATPSQAREILNL; via the coding sequence ATGAGCTACGAGAACTATCTCGCCGGCGACCCGGTCATCATCACCGCCGCGCTTACCGGTGGCGTGCAAGGCAAGGAGGCGACGCCACACCTCCCCGAGACGCCCGAGGAAATCGGAACGGCAGCAGCCGAGGCCGAGGAGGCCGGTGCATCCGTCGTTCACGTCCACGCGCGAAAAGACAACGGTGAGCGCACGTTCGCGACCGAGCGTTTCCAGGAAATCGACGACGAAATTCGACGACAGGCGGACGACGTGATCATCCAGCACTCGACGGGCGGCACCGGTGCGTCTGACGAGGACCGCCACCTCCCGCTTCGGACCGATCCCGCGCCGGAGATGGCCTCGCTCGATATGGGACCGATGAACCGGTACGACCACCTGACCAGCGAGAACACCCGCGGCCTCGTCGACTCGCTCCACGAGGAAATGGTCGAGCGCGGCATCAAACCCGAACTCGAGATTTTCAACGACGGTCACATGAACGAGACCTACGGGCTACTCGACCGGCGCGACCTGGCTGACCCCGTTTACGGAACGCTCATCTTCGGTCCCGGGACGCTCACGCCCCCAAAACCGCGAAACTTCATCAATGCGATCGATAACCTCCCCGAGGGCGCACAGTTCAACACGCTCGGCTTCGGCCGCCACCAGCTTCCGTTCGTGACGATGGGCATCCTCTTTGGCGGTCACGTTCGGGTCGGTTTGGAGGACAACATCTACTACGAACGCGGCGAACTCGCGACGAGCAACGCACAGCTCGTCGAGCGGGTCGCCCGGATTGCCGACGAACTCGGCCGTGAGGTCGCAACGCCGTCACAGGCGCGTGAAATTCTGAACCTCTGA
- a CDS encoding DUF7123 family protein yields MTDYSDEEQRIISYLRESAARGERYFRAKNIADAIGLSSKQVGARLPHLAEKSDDVDIEKWGRARSTTWKVTVRSSTA; encoded by the coding sequence ATGACCGATTACTCCGACGAAGAACAGCGGATCATCTCGTATCTACGCGAGAGCGCTGCCCGTGGCGAACGGTATTTCCGGGCGAAAAACATCGCTGATGCGATCGGACTTTCGTCGAAACAGGTCGGCGCACGCCTTCCACACCTCGCGGAGAAATCCGACGACGTCGATATCGAAAAGTGGGGGCGAGCACGGTCGACCACGTGGAAAGTAACGGTTCGCTCCTCGACAGCCTGA
- a CDS encoding DUF7525 family protein: MATHTESTTDKGVGLALALSAVAVLGALLMVTDIEAAWGFAGAVLFSALAVVAIHLYWD; this comes from the coding sequence ATGGCTACGCACACGGAGTCGACGACAGACAAGGGCGTTGGACTGGCGCTCGCACTCAGCGCGGTCGCGGTGCTTGGCGCACTGTTGATGGTCACGGATATCGAAGCAGCCTGGGGGTTTGCCGGTGCCGTCCTCTTTAGCGCGCTCGCGGTTGTTGCGATCCACCTGTACTGGGACTGA
- a CDS encoding SHOCT domain-containing protein codes for MDNGTAAALLALVLGFPLVVVAAFTAGIPSSLAVFGLLGSLALAFVVAGQVADDNTQPAAASTAADTLDTTASEATDASSDTELELESLREQYARGELTERELDHELERVFEPTPPRLLVPAGVTGLTRQSQTDNQRRHSLATTTTR; via the coding sequence ATGGACAACGGGACGGCAGCCGCCCTCCTCGCACTCGTTCTTGGATTCCCGCTGGTCGTCGTGGCTGCGTTCACTGCAGGAATTCCAAGCTCACTCGCCGTGTTCGGCCTCCTTGGTTCCCTCGCTCTCGCGTTCGTCGTCGCCGGGCAGGTTGCCGACGACAACACACAGCCGGCGGCCGCGTCAACTGCTGCCGATACGCTCGACACCACTGCCAGCGAGGCAACCGATGCGTCGAGCGACACCGAACTCGAACTCGAGTCCCTTCGCGAGCAGTACGCCCGTGGCGAGCTCACCGAGCGTGAATTGGATCACGAACTCGAGCGCGTGTTCGAGCCGACCCCTCCGAGGCTGCTGGTTCCAGCGGGAGTGACCGGTCTGACTCGCCAGAGTCAGACCGACAATCAACGACGCCACAGTCTCGCCACAACGACGACGCGGTGA